One stretch of Vulpes lagopus strain Blue_001 chromosome 12, ASM1834538v1, whole genome shotgun sequence DNA includes these proteins:
- the LIG3 gene encoding DNA ligase 3 isoform X1, with protein sequence MTLAFKILFPPTFRALRRKELCLFREPHHWPDIRQFSHWSERDLLHGSCLLQRRKPVLSFQEGSLRPRATCLVFLPGSHVGLCSGPCEMAEQRFCVDYAKRGTAGCKKCKEKIVKGVCRIGKVVPNPFSESGGDMKEWYHIKCMFEKLERARATTKKIEDLTELEGWEELEDNEKEQISQHIADLSSKATGTPKKKAVVQAKLTATGQVTSPVKGASFVTNTNPRKFSGFSAKPNNSGEARSSPTPKASLSSSRCDPKHKDCLLREFRKLCAMVAENPSYNTKTQIIQDFLRKGSAGDGFHGDVYLTVKLLLPGVIKSVYNLNDKQIVKLFSRIFNCNPDDMARDLEQGDVSETIRVFFEQSRSFPPAAKSLLTIQEVDKFLLQLSKLTKEDEQQQALQDIASRCTANDLKCIIRLIKHDLKMNSGAKHVLDALDPNAYEAFKASRNLQDVVERVLRNEQEVEKEPGQRRALSVQASLMTPVQPMLAEACKSIEHAMKKCPNGMFSEIKYDGERVQVHKNGDHFSYFSRSLKPVLPHKVAHFKDYIPQAFPGGHSMILDSEVLLIDTKTGKPLPFGTLGVHKKAAFQDANVCLFVFDCIYFNDVSLMDRPLSERRKFLHDNMVEIPNRIMFSEMKQVTKASDLVDMINRVIREGLEGLVLKDVKGTYEPGKRHWLKVKKDYLNEGAMADMADLVVLGAFYGQGSKGGMMSIFLMGCYDPSSQKWCTVTKCSGGHDDATLARLQKELDMVKISKDPSKIPNWLKINKIYYPDFIVPDPKKAAVWEITGAEFSRSEAHTADGISIRFPRCTRIRDDKDWKSATNLPQLKELYQLSKEKADFTVAAGEEGSSTTGGSSSGENGGVSGPAGARKAKKVGGRPSSPSDRGGHKLIAKPSPVKVGQKRKAPDEASCPAKVLLDIFTGVRLYLPPSTPDFSRLRRYFVAFDGDLVQEFDMASATHVLGSGDKNPEAQQVSPEWIWACIRKRRLVAPC encoded by the exons ATGACTTTGGCTTTCAAGATCCTCTTCCCACCAACCTTCCGCGCACTCAGGCGAAAAGAATTGTGCCTGTTCCGAGAGCCACATCACTGGCCTGACATAAGACAGTTCAGTCATTGGTCAGAAAGAGATCTGCTTCATGGGTCCTGCCTCCTCCAGAGAAGAAAGCCTGTTCTGTCATTCCAGGAAGGCAGTCTAAGACCACGTGCCACCTGCCTTGTTTTTTTGCCAGGGTCGCATGTGGGACTCTGCAGTGGGCCCTGTGAGATGGCTGAGCAACGGTTCTGTGTGGACTATGCCAAGCGTGGCACGGCTGGCtgcaaaaaatgcaaagaaaagattGTGAAAGGTGTATGCCGGATTGGCAAAGTGGTGCCCAATCCCTTCTCAGAGTCCGGGGGTGATATGAAAGAGTGGTATCACATTAAATGCATGTTTGAGAAATTGGAGCGGGCCCGGGCCACCACAAAAAAAATTGAGGACCTCACAGAGCTGGAAGGCTGGGAAGAACTGGAAGATAATGAGAAGGAACAGATAAGCCAGCACATTGCAG ATCTGTCTTCTAAAGCAACAGGAACACCAAAGAAGAAAGCTGTCGTCCAGGCTAAGCTGACAGCCACTGGCCAGGTGACCTCTCCAGTGAAAGGTGCCTCATTTGTCACCAATACCAATCCCCGGAAATTTTCTGGTTTTTCAG CCAAGCCCAACAACTCTGGGGAAGCCCGCTCAAGCCCTACCCCTAAGGCAAGTTTGTCCTCAAGCAGATGTGATCCCAAGCACAAGGATTGTCTGCTACGTGAGTTTCGGAAGCTGTGTGCCATGGTGGCTGAGAATCCTAGCTACAACACGAAGACCCAGATCATCCAGGACTTTCTTCGGAAAGGTTCAGCAGGAG ATGGTTTCCACGGTGACGTGTACCTAACAGTGAAGCTGCTGCTGCCGGGTGTTATTAAGAGTGTTTACAACTTGAATGATAAGCAGATTGTGAAGCTTTTCAGCCGCATTTTTAATTGCAACCCAGATGATATGGCACGGGACCTAGAGCAG GGCGACGTGTCAGAGACAATCAGAGTCTTCTTTGAGCAGAGCAGATCTTTCCCCCCAGCTGCCAAGAGCCTTCTTACCATCCAGGAGGTGGACAAATTCCTCCTTCAGCTCTCCAAGCTCACCAAGGAGGATGAGCAGCAACAGGCCCTGCAGGACATCGCCTCCAG GTGTACAGCCAATGACCTTAAGTGCATCATCAGATTGATCAAACACGATCTGAAGATGAACTCGGGTGCAAAACACGT GTTAGATGCCCTTGACCCCAATGCCTATGAAGCCTTCAAAGCCTCACGCAACCTGCAGGATGTGGTCGAGCGGGTCCTCCGCAACGAGCAGGAGGTGGAGAAGGAGCCAGGCCAGAGACGAGCTCTGAGTGTCCAGGCTTCCTTGATGACGCCAGTGCAGCCCATGCTG GCCGAGGCCTGCAAGTCCATCGAGCATGCGATGAAGAAGTGTCCTAACGGCATGTTTTCCGAGATCAAGTACGATGGGGAACGAGTCCAGGTGCATAAGAACGGAGATCACTTCAGCTACTTCAGCCGCAGCCTTAAGCCTGTGCTGCCTCACAAG GTGGCCCACTTTAAGGACTACATCCCCCAGGCTTTCCCTGGGGGCCACAGCATGATCTTGGACTCCGAGGTGCTCCTGATCGACACGAAGACAGGCAAACCGCTGCCCTTTGGGACTCTTGGAGTGCACAAG AAAGCTGCCTTCCAGGATGCTAAtgtctgcctttttgtttttgattgtaTCTACTTCAATGATGTCAGTTTGATGGATAG GCCTCTCTCTGAGCGCCGGAAGTTTCTTCACGACAACATGGTGGAAATTCCCAACCGGATCATGTTCTCAGAAATGAAGCAAGTCACT AAAGCTTCAGACTTGGTCGACATGATAAACCGGGTCATCCGAGAGGGGCTGGAAGGGCTGGTGCTGAAGGACGTGAAG GGTACCTATGAGCCTGGAAAGCGGCACTGGCTGAAAGTGAAGAAAGACTATTTGAATGAGGGGGCCATGGCTGATATGGCAGACCTGGTGGTCCTTGGGGCCTTCTATGGGCAAGGGAGCAAAG GTGGCATGATGTCCATCTTCCTCATGGGCTGCTATGACCCAAGTAGCCAGAAGTGGTGCACGGTCACCAAGTGTTCAGGAGGCCATGATGATGCGACCCTTGCCCGCCTGCAGAAGGAACTGGACATGGTAAAGATCAGTAAG GATCCCAGCAAAATACCCAACTGGCTGAAAATCAACAAGATCTACTATCCTGACTTCATAGTCCCAGACCCAAAG AAAGCTGCTGTGTGGGAAATCACGGGGGCTGAGTTCTCCAGGTCTGAGGCTCACACAGCCGATGGGATCTCCATCCGATTCCCTCGTTGTACCCGGATCCGTGACGATAAGGACTGGAAATCTGCCACTAACCTTCCCCAGCTCAAG GAACTGTACCAGCTGTCCAAGGAGAAGGCGGACTTCACTGTGGCGGCTGGAGAGGAGGGAAGCTCCACAACAGGGGGCAGCAGCAGCGGAGAGAACGGGGGTGTCTCAGGGCCTGCTGGGGCTCGCAAGGCCaagaaggtgggagggaggccgAGTAGCCCCAGTGACAGAGGCG GCCACAAGTTGATAGCCAAACCTTCCCCTGTGAAAGTGGGGCAGAAGCGGAAGGCTCCCGAtgaggcttcatgcccagcaaaG GTGCTGCTGGACATCTTCACTGGTGTGCGGCTCTACCTGCCACCCTCCACGCCAGACTTCAGCCGTCTCAGACGCTACTTTGTGGCATTCGATGGGGACCTGGTGCAGGAATTTGACATGGCATCAGCCACACATGTGCTGGGTAGCGGGGACAAGAACCCTGAGGCTCAGCAGGTCTCCCCGGAGTGGATTTGGGCGTGTATCCGGAAACGAAGGCTGGTAGCTCCCTGCTAG
- the LIG3 gene encoding DNA ligase 3 isoform X2: protein MTLAFKILFPPTFRALRRKELCLFREPHHWPDIRQFSHWSERDLLHGSCLLQRRKPVLSFQEGSLRPRATCLVFLPGSHVGLCSGPCEMAEQRFCVDYAKRGTAGCKKCKEKIVKGVCRIGKVVPNPFSESGGDMKEWYHIKCMFEKLERARATTKKIEDLTELEGWEELEDNEKEQISQHIADLSSKATGTPKKKAVVQAKLTATGQVTSPVKGASFVTNTNPRKFSGFSAKPNNSGEARSSPTPKASLSSSRCDPKHKDCLLREFRKLCAMVAENPSYNTKTQIIQDFLRKGSAGDGFHGDVYLTVKLLLPGVIKSVYNLNDKQIVKLFSRIFNCNPDDMARDLEQGDVSETIRVFFEQSRSFPPAAKSLLTIQEVDKFLLQLSKLTKEDEQQQALQDIASRCTANDLKCIIRLIKHDLKMNSGAKHVLDALDPNAYEAFKASRNLQDVVERVLRNEQEVEKEPGQRRALSVQASLMTPVQPMLAEACKSIEHAMKKCPNGMFSEIKYDGERVQVHKNGDHFSYFSRSLKPVLPHKVAHFKDYIPQAFPGGHSMILDSEVLLIDTKTGKPLPFGTLGVHKKAAFQDANVCLFVFDCIYFNDVSLMDRPLSERRKFLHDNMVEIPNRIMFSEMKQVTKASDLVDMINRVIREGLEGLVLKDVKGTYEPGKRHWLKVKKDYLNEGAMADMADLVVLGAFYGQGSKGGMMSIFLMGCYDPSSQKWCTVTKCSGGHDDATLARLQKELDMVKISKDPSKIPNWLKINKIYYPDFIVPDPKKAAVWEITGAEFSRSEAHTADGISIRFPRCTRIRDDKDWKSATNLPQLKELYQLSKEKADFTVAAGEEGSSTTGGSSSGENGGVSGPAGARKAKKVGGRPSSPSDRGGHKLIAKPSPVKVGQKRKAPDEASCPAKRWPAKEQRGRAMSAGRS from the exons ATGACTTTGGCTTTCAAGATCCTCTTCCCACCAACCTTCCGCGCACTCAGGCGAAAAGAATTGTGCCTGTTCCGAGAGCCACATCACTGGCCTGACATAAGACAGTTCAGTCATTGGTCAGAAAGAGATCTGCTTCATGGGTCCTGCCTCCTCCAGAGAAGAAAGCCTGTTCTGTCATTCCAGGAAGGCAGTCTAAGACCACGTGCCACCTGCCTTGTTTTTTTGCCAGGGTCGCATGTGGGACTCTGCAGTGGGCCCTGTGAGATGGCTGAGCAACGGTTCTGTGTGGACTATGCCAAGCGTGGCACGGCTGGCtgcaaaaaatgcaaagaaaagattGTGAAAGGTGTATGCCGGATTGGCAAAGTGGTGCCCAATCCCTTCTCAGAGTCCGGGGGTGATATGAAAGAGTGGTATCACATTAAATGCATGTTTGAGAAATTGGAGCGGGCCCGGGCCACCACAAAAAAAATTGAGGACCTCACAGAGCTGGAAGGCTGGGAAGAACTGGAAGATAATGAGAAGGAACAGATAAGCCAGCACATTGCAG ATCTGTCTTCTAAAGCAACAGGAACACCAAAGAAGAAAGCTGTCGTCCAGGCTAAGCTGACAGCCACTGGCCAGGTGACCTCTCCAGTGAAAGGTGCCTCATTTGTCACCAATACCAATCCCCGGAAATTTTCTGGTTTTTCAG CCAAGCCCAACAACTCTGGGGAAGCCCGCTCAAGCCCTACCCCTAAGGCAAGTTTGTCCTCAAGCAGATGTGATCCCAAGCACAAGGATTGTCTGCTACGTGAGTTTCGGAAGCTGTGTGCCATGGTGGCTGAGAATCCTAGCTACAACACGAAGACCCAGATCATCCAGGACTTTCTTCGGAAAGGTTCAGCAGGAG ATGGTTTCCACGGTGACGTGTACCTAACAGTGAAGCTGCTGCTGCCGGGTGTTATTAAGAGTGTTTACAACTTGAATGATAAGCAGATTGTGAAGCTTTTCAGCCGCATTTTTAATTGCAACCCAGATGATATGGCACGGGACCTAGAGCAG GGCGACGTGTCAGAGACAATCAGAGTCTTCTTTGAGCAGAGCAGATCTTTCCCCCCAGCTGCCAAGAGCCTTCTTACCATCCAGGAGGTGGACAAATTCCTCCTTCAGCTCTCCAAGCTCACCAAGGAGGATGAGCAGCAACAGGCCCTGCAGGACATCGCCTCCAG GTGTACAGCCAATGACCTTAAGTGCATCATCAGATTGATCAAACACGATCTGAAGATGAACTCGGGTGCAAAACACGT GTTAGATGCCCTTGACCCCAATGCCTATGAAGCCTTCAAAGCCTCACGCAACCTGCAGGATGTGGTCGAGCGGGTCCTCCGCAACGAGCAGGAGGTGGAGAAGGAGCCAGGCCAGAGACGAGCTCTGAGTGTCCAGGCTTCCTTGATGACGCCAGTGCAGCCCATGCTG GCCGAGGCCTGCAAGTCCATCGAGCATGCGATGAAGAAGTGTCCTAACGGCATGTTTTCCGAGATCAAGTACGATGGGGAACGAGTCCAGGTGCATAAGAACGGAGATCACTTCAGCTACTTCAGCCGCAGCCTTAAGCCTGTGCTGCCTCACAAG GTGGCCCACTTTAAGGACTACATCCCCCAGGCTTTCCCTGGGGGCCACAGCATGATCTTGGACTCCGAGGTGCTCCTGATCGACACGAAGACAGGCAAACCGCTGCCCTTTGGGACTCTTGGAGTGCACAAG AAAGCTGCCTTCCAGGATGCTAAtgtctgcctttttgtttttgattgtaTCTACTTCAATGATGTCAGTTTGATGGATAG GCCTCTCTCTGAGCGCCGGAAGTTTCTTCACGACAACATGGTGGAAATTCCCAACCGGATCATGTTCTCAGAAATGAAGCAAGTCACT AAAGCTTCAGACTTGGTCGACATGATAAACCGGGTCATCCGAGAGGGGCTGGAAGGGCTGGTGCTGAAGGACGTGAAG GGTACCTATGAGCCTGGAAAGCGGCACTGGCTGAAAGTGAAGAAAGACTATTTGAATGAGGGGGCCATGGCTGATATGGCAGACCTGGTGGTCCTTGGGGCCTTCTATGGGCAAGGGAGCAAAG GTGGCATGATGTCCATCTTCCTCATGGGCTGCTATGACCCAAGTAGCCAGAAGTGGTGCACGGTCACCAAGTGTTCAGGAGGCCATGATGATGCGACCCTTGCCCGCCTGCAGAAGGAACTGGACATGGTAAAGATCAGTAAG GATCCCAGCAAAATACCCAACTGGCTGAAAATCAACAAGATCTACTATCCTGACTTCATAGTCCCAGACCCAAAG AAAGCTGCTGTGTGGGAAATCACGGGGGCTGAGTTCTCCAGGTCTGAGGCTCACACAGCCGATGGGATCTCCATCCGATTCCCTCGTTGTACCCGGATCCGTGACGATAAGGACTGGAAATCTGCCACTAACCTTCCCCAGCTCAAG GAACTGTACCAGCTGTCCAAGGAGAAGGCGGACTTCACTGTGGCGGCTGGAGAGGAGGGAAGCTCCACAACAGGGGGCAGCAGCAGCGGAGAGAACGGGGGTGTCTCAGGGCCTGCTGGGGCTCGCAAGGCCaagaaggtgggagggaggccgAGTAGCCCCAGTGACAGAGGCG GCCACAAGTTGATAGCCAAACCTTCCCCTGTGAAAGTGGGGCAGAAGCGGAAGGCTCCCGAtgaggcttcatgcccagcaaaG AGGTGGCCGGccaaggagcagagaggaagagcTATGTCAGCAGGCAGGAGCTAG